One Ahaetulla prasina isolate Xishuangbanna chromosome 1, ASM2864084v1, whole genome shotgun sequence DNA window includes the following coding sequences:
- the SPATC1L gene encoding speriolin-like protein: MTEEREWIKRIQEENAHLKNQIKLLRENYELRTLLSQQSENNSQSQFIAPQISPLYPDTGLSVKTAQSVRKDYNYSPHILSKEANMSSPSTQSPIKLFHTDPVTVQSRNEDRKSAHISNIPYSTMPGKQREEPTDISMLRKPWATDGPFPGGDKVQTFPFSVAHYKTGGLLNPKEKLNSSTLWPEESPSSRTHKEEAQAQITFSNDVNIPKGRSPERQPYCLGGNALDTSVDKNQPESQEMPRKKRVWFSDSPATDKLRKFHTFYLNDIEIAQNNKKNGRIVGEIAFQLDRRILAHVFPGITRLYGFTVSNIPEKIKQVSTRSLDGSLDEKKYRAITQRYHNLITRLEKMGYRTDVHPVFSEFLINTYGILKQRPDLSSNPMNDNPNDLRKMVIDIVPAKFLGDTLLLLNCLCELSKEDNKALFAW, encoded by the exons atgacaGAGGAAAGAGAGTGGATAAAAAGAATTCAGGAAGAAAATGCACATCtcaaaaatcaaattaaactGCTCAGAGAAAATTATGAATTACGCACATTGTTGAGTCAGCAGAGTGAGAACAACAGTCAATCCCAGTTCATAGCACCTCAGATTTCTCCTTTATATCCTGATACTGGTTTATCAGTAAAAACAG ctcAGTCTGTCCGAAAAGATTATAATTATTCTCCCCACATCCTTTCCAAAGAGGCCAACATGTCAAGTCCTAGCACCCAGTCACCAATTAAATTGTTCCACACTGATCCTGTTACTGTTCAATCTAGAAATGAAGATAGGAAATCTGCACACATCTCAAATATACCATATTCTACCATGCCTGGAAAACAGCGTGAAGAACCTACAGACATATCAATGTTGAGGAAACCTTGGGCTACAGATGGTCCTTTCCCTGGTGGTGATAAGGTTCAAACATTTCCATTTAGCGTTG CTCATTACAAAACAGGAGGACTCCTGAATCCAAAAGAGAAGCTCAATTCCTCAACATTGTGGCCAGAAGAATCACCTTCTTCAAGGACACACAAAGAGGAGGCCCAAGCACAGATCACATTTTCTAACGATGTAAACATCCCAAAAGGAAGGAGTCCTGAGAGACAGCCCTATTGCTTAGGAGGTAATGCTCTGGACACCAGCGTAGACAAAAACCAGCCTGAATCACAAGAGATGCCTCGGAAGAAGAGAGTCTGGTTCTCTGATTCACCTGCTACTGACAAGTTAAGGAAGTTCCATACGTTCTACCTGAATG ATATAGAAATTGctcaaaacaacaagaaaaatgggCGCATTGTGGGAGAGATTGCTTTCCAGTTAGACAGGCGTATCCTTGCACATGTGTTCCCTGGAATCACACGGCTCTATGGATTCACAGTATCCAATATCCCTGAGAAAATAAAGCAA GTCTCCACGAGATCTTTAGATGGTTCTCTAGATGAGAAAAAATATCGAGCTATAACCCAGCGTTATCATAACCTGATTACCCGCTTGGAGAAAATGGGCTACCGTACCGATGTTCACCCAGTGTTTAGTGAATTTCTTATCAATACCTATGGCATCCTGAAGCAAAGGCCTGACCTCAGCTCTAACCCCATGAATGACAATCCTAATGATCTCAGAAAGATGGTGATAGACATTGTCCCAGCTAAATTCCTTGGCGATACCTTACTGCTCTTGAACTGTTTGTGTGAACTTTCCAAAGAAGACAACAAGGCCCTTTTTGCCTGGTAG